ATCACGGTCTACGCCGACCGCTCGTTCACGTTCATCACCAAGACGCCGCCGGCGGCCGTGCTGCTGAAGAAGGCGGCGGGGCTCGACAAGGGCTCGGCGTCGAGCAAGAAGACCAAGGTCGGCCGCGTGACCCGCGAGCAGCTCCGGCAGATCGCCGAGACCAAGATGCCCGACCTGAACGCCGCCGACATCGACGGCGCCATGCGCATGATCGCGGGCACCGCCCGCTCGATGGGGCTCGAGGTCGTCGACTGACGAGCCCTTCCGTCCGGCCTTCGCGCCGGACGGATGAACGACGGGGCGCGCACGGTGGCATCGCGCGTTCCGCCGGAGGCAGGAGAAGCGAAGTCGCGATTTCGGAGCAGGGAGCGGGCTCCTGCCCTCCCGTGATCCACGGATCACCCGGCGCGGCTTCCGTCCGCCAGACCA
This genomic interval from Longimicrobium sp. contains the following:
- the rplK gene encoding 50S ribosomal protein L11, coding for MAKKVTGFIKLQVPAGAANPAPPVGPALGQHGVNIMEFCKQFNARTQGQPGMIIPVEITVYADRSFTFITKTPPAAVLLKKAAGLDKGSASSKKTKVGRVTREQLRQIAETKMPDLNAADIDGAMRMIAGTARSMGLEVVD